A region from the Fusarium musae strain F31 chromosome 1, whole genome shotgun sequence genome encodes:
- a CDS encoding hypothetical protein (EggNog:ENOG41), translating into MAAGLTVEQFYGKWPFYRFLGMQEPFSVLFSLGNLWAHWDGLKKVQSRIPKSYSLRIFYDWLAYVGISSWVFSSIFHTRDFRFTEELDYFAAGANVLYGLYYTVIRVFRLDKRTPRRRTTLRVWSLVCASLFLGHVSYLKFIRWDYTYNMTANVAAGIVQNVLWTWFSFKRYRESRRMWAVWPGFVVAWIIFAMSMELFDFPPWMGCIDAHSLWHFMTIGPTILWYK; encoded by the coding sequence ATGGCCGCGGGCCTCACGGTCGAACAATTCTACGGGAAGTGGCCCTTCTATCGCTTTCTCGGCATGCAGGAACCCTTTAGTGTCCTCTTTTCTCTCGGCAATCTCTGGGCGCATTGGGatggcttgaagaaggtcCAGTCCAGGATACCGAAATCTTACTCCCTGCGGATATTCTACGATTGGCTAGCGTATGTCGGTATCTCCTCTTGGGTTTTCAGCTCCATCTTTCATACTCGGGATTTCCGGTTCACTGAGGAGCTTGATTACTTTGCTGCTGGCGCCAATGTCCTGTACGGTCTGTACTACACGGTCATAAGGGTTTTCAGACTGGACAAACGCACCCCGCGAAGGAGAACCACCCTGCGAGTTTGGTCGCTCGTCTGcgcctctctctttcttggcCATGTCTCGTACCTCAAGTTTATCCGCTGGGATTATACGTACAACATGACTGCAAACGTGGCAGCAGGCATCGTGCAGAATGTCCTGTGGACCTGGTTTAGTTTTAAGAGATATAGGGAGTCAAGGCGCATGTGGGCTGTCTGGCCCGGTTTCGTGGTCGCTTGGATTATATTTGCTATGAGCATGGAACTGTTTGATTTCCCACCTTGGATGGGTTGTATTGATGCTCACAGCTTGTGGCACTTCATGACGATTGGACCGACAATTCTATGGTACAAGTAA
- a CDS encoding hypothetical protein (BUSCO:EOG092610LQ~EggNog:ENOG41) — protein sequence MATASPTPMGNGLVRRTSQRQALRRLPSRPFMNHSDNFQGTTSAALPKGYHPKPQQFHDDSSEDEIPVPMKLSALTKALLSDGAPASTEQAPSPPRTRRRTSALNASTSSSTETRRHRQSGTVQAHDPRSSRQASPTPATSREISPSLSQMKPTKRRSTSVSRSNQRSQPHSRPGSRDMSSDERQDSKHDSKDSKHDSQLEVNTPAQGGRVVRINAGSPSNRSRVGSTGPSSGRSMERSMLDRSAIDDNDQPEEPATVARNPPPFHQGSVSRYPSTSTRTRPEDNINLQSSMRVKRVSKVAGSFLSGPARRGRRRQSEEEGEPNADGELMLSSQEAESQPGEDQHAASYYGDGIRDFNSGSPVSGQAAARAVHRRNASNLDLRLGSARASRETSPREPTPEVQVPEPEPKPEQEEEIHYRLPAPRPELPSGRDQENDVQASLKRTKPSMEVLLDKMPKRPMSADPAPLRTVSPDRKPLASMARNTPLRQAPPPPPKMSVLEAATTTAGAATTTQAKQRRNILRVNGVAYTRLDCLGRGGSGKVYRVAAENGKMFALKRVSLENADDSTIKGYLGEIDLLKKLGEVERVIKLFDCEMNTEKQVLTLLMEIGELDFNTFLRKRYNPEAAKFDPVFVRFYWKEMLECLQAVHQCDIVHSDLKPANFVLVKGQLKLIDFGIANAIQTDETVNVHRETQVGTPNYMSPESLMDSNNPRGGRVPGRPKLMKLGKPSDIWSLGCILYQMVYGLPPFGHIANQMSRCQAIINWDHDIEFPSRGMGGMSVPPSLIRTMSRCLNRDHHMRPTCEELLHESDPFLYPAELTDKALPIDEELLARIIQSVVTRCRERMPTESESLSVWPQAYWASVKKAMAGRM from the exons ATGGCGACAGCTTCGCCCACACCAATGGGCAATGGTCTTGTCCGACGAACATCCCAGCGGCAAGCTTTGAGGAGATTGCCATCGCGACCCTTTATGAATCACAGTGACAACTTCCAAGGAACAACAAGTGCTGCTCTCCCGAAGGGCTACCATCCCAAACCTCAGCAATTCCACGACGACAGCTCCGAGGATGAGATCCCAGTACCTATGAAGCTGAGCGCTCTCACCAAGGCGCTGCTGAGCGACGGCGCCCCAGCATCAACAGAGCAAGCTCCTTCACCTCCCAGGACGCGGCGACGCACCAGTGCGCTGAACGCGtccacatcatcatcgactgaGACACGCCGGCACAGACAATCCGGAACCGTCCAGGCCCACGATCCAAGGTCCTCAAGACAAGCGAGCCCGACACCAGCTACAAGCAGAGAAATAAGTCCG AGCCTTAGCCAGATGAAGCCAACAAAGCGACGCTCAACTTCTGTCTCCCGATCAAATCAACGTTCTCAACCTCACAGCCGCCCTGGTAGCCGCGATATGTCTTCTGACGAGAGACAGGATTCCAAGCATGACTCCAAGGATTCTAAGCATGATTCTCAATTGGAAGTGAACACACCTGCACAAGGTGGACGCGTAGTCCGAATTAATGCTGGTTCTCCAAGCAACAGGAGCCGAGTTGGCTCCACTGGCCCTTCTTCAGGGAGGTCGATGGAGCGATCCATGTTAGATAGATCTGCTATTGACGACAACGACCAACCTGAAGAGCCAGCCACAGTCGCGCGAAATCCTCCTCCCTTCCACCAAGGCAGTGTCTCTCGATACCCCTCAACAAGTACGAGGACACGGCCCGAGGATAATATTAACCTGCAGAGTTCAATGCGCGTGAAGCGCGTCAGCAAGGTTGCTGGTAGCTTCTTGAGCGGACCAGCCCGACGCGGTCGGCGAAGGCAGAGCGAAGAGGAGGGGGAGCCCAACGCCGATGGAGAATTGATGTTGTCTAGCCAGGAAGCTGAGAGCCAGCCCGGGGAGGATCAACATGCCGCTTCATACTATGGAGACGGTATTCGAGATTTCAACTCAGGAAGCCCAGTGAGCGGACAAGCCGCTGCGAGGGCAGTCCATCGCCGTAATGCTTCCAACTTGGACCTACGCCTAGGCTCTGCAAGAGCATCCAGGGAAACATCACCTCGTGAGCCTACACCAGAGGTTCAGGTTCCCGAGCCCGAACCAAAGCctgagcaggaggaggagattcaCTACAGACTCCCCGCACCTCGCCCAGAACTCCCCTCCGGTCGGGATCAGGAGAACGATGTCCAAGCAAGCCTCAAGAGGACGAAACCATCAATGgaagttcttcttgacaagatgcCAAAAAGACCGATGAGTGCCGACCCGGCTCCCCTAAGAACAGTCTCACCCGACCGAAAGCCTCTTGCTTCTATGGCACGAAATACTCCCCTTCGCCAGGCTCCACCGCCACCACCCAAGATGTCTGTTCTCGAGGCTGCCACTACTACTGCGGGTGCTGCTACGACTACACAGGCAAAGCAAAGGAGGAACATTCTGCGAGTGAATGGTGTAGCCTATACTCGACTTGACTGTCTTGGCCGAGGTGGCAGTGGAAAGGTGTACCgtgttgctgctgagaaTGGCAAGATGTTCGCTCTGAAACGCGTTTCTCTTGAGAATGCAGATGACTCGACCATTAAGGGTTATCTTGGAGAAATTGATcttttgaagaagcttggagaGGTGGAGCGAGTTATCAAGCTGTTTGACTGTGAGATGAATACAGAGAAGCAAGTTCTCACTTTG CTTATGGAGATTGGAGAACTCGACTTCAATACCTTTTTGAGAAAGCGGTATAACCCCGAGGCTGCCAAGTTCGACCCAGTCTTTGTACGATTTTACTGGAAAGAGATGCTCGAGTGTTTGCAAGCAGTTCACCAGTGTGATATTGTCCACTCTGATCTCAAGCCTGCCAATTTTGTGCTCGTAAAGGGTcagctcaagctcattgactttggcatCGCGAACGCTATTCAAACTGATGAGACTGTCAACGTCCACCGCGAGACTCAGGTTGGAACACCCAATTACATGTCACCTGAGTCTCTCATGGACTCAAATAACCCCCGAGGTGGCCGCGTTCCAGGCCGGCCTAAGCTTATGAAATTGGGCAAGCCCAGCGACATATGGTCTCTGGGTTGCATTTTGTATCAAATGGTTTATGGCCTCCCTCCATTTGGCCACATCGCCAATCAGATGTCAAGATGTCAAGCCATCATTAACTGGGATCACGACATCGAATTTCCTTCACGTGGCATGGGAGGCATGTCCGTTCCCCCTTCACTCATCCGCACTATGAGTCGCTGCCTTAACCGCGATCACCATATGCGACCAACCTGCGAGGAGCTATTGCACGAGTCCGACCCCTTCTTATACCCCGCAGAACTCACCGACAAGGCTCTCCCCATTGACGAGGAGCTGCTTGCTAGAATCATCCAGAGCGTGGTAACGAGATGCCGGGAGCGCATGCCAACAGAGAGCGAAAGCTTGAGCGTCTGGCCACAGGCTTATTGGGCCAGTGTTAAGAAAGCGATGGCCGGGAGAATGTGA
- the NSA2 gene encoding Ribosome biogenesis protein (EggNog:ENOG41~BUSCO:EOG09263ZBF), protein MPQNEYMERWRKLHGRRLDHEERVRKRTAREGHKASQDAQNLRGLRAKLYQQKRHKEKIQMKKAIKAHEERNVKTADEKEPTTPMPSYLLDRTNPSTAKALSSAIKNKRAEKAAKFAVPLPKVRGISEEEMFKVVKTGKKIQKKAWKRMVTKPTFVGPDFTRRNPKHERFIRPMGLRYKKANVTHPELGVTVQLPIISVKKNPQNPLYTQLGVLTKGTVIEVNVSELGLVTAGGKVVWGRYAQVTNNPENEGCINSVLLV, encoded by the exons ATG CCTCAGAACGAGTATATGGAAAGATGGCGAAAGCTACACGGTCGCCGTCTTGATCACGAGGAACGAGTTCGCAAGCGTACCGCCCGTGAGGGCCACAAGGCTTCTCAGGATGCCCAGAATCTGCGCGGTCTCCGAGCCAAGCTGTACCAGCAAAAGCGACACAAGGAGAAGAttcagatgaagaaggccatcaaggcaCACGAGGAGCGCAACGTCAAGACCGCCGACGAGAAGGAGCCCACAACCCCTATGCCCTCTTATCTGCTGGACCGCACAAACCCCTCGACTGCCAAGGCCCTCAGCAGCGCCATCAAGAATAAGCGAGCTGAGAAGGCGGCCAAATTTGCCGTTCCCCTGCCCAAGGTACGAGGTAtcagcgaggaggagatgttcaaggttgtcaagacTGGTAAGAAGATCCAGAAAAAGGCCTGGAAGCGCATGGTCACCAAACCTACCTTTGTCGGACCCGACTTCACTCGACGTAACCCCAAGCACGAGCGCTTCATTCGACCTATGGGTCTCCGTTATAAGAAGGCCAATGTCACACACCCCGAGCTTGGTGTCACTGTCCAGCTCCCCATCATCAGCGTCAAGAAGAACCCCCAGAACCCTCTTTACACCCAGCTGGGTGTTTTGACCAAGGGTACCGTTATCGAGGTCAACGTCAGCGAGCTTGGTCTCGTGACCGCTGGTGGAAAGGTCGTCTGGGGTCGCTACGCCCAGGTTACTAACAACCCGGAGAACGAGGGCTGCATCAACAGTGTCTTGCTGGTGTAA
- the RMT1_1 gene encoding type I protein arginine N-methyltransferase Rmt1 — translation MSGDKMDVEIAEQKMNSMEHSEQHYFKSYDHHGIHEEMLKDEVRTRSYMNAIMQNKHIFKDKVVLDVGCGTAILSMFAAKAGAKHVIGVDMSTIIFKAREIVKVNGLSDKITLLQGKMEEVELPFPKVDIIISEWMGYFLLYESMLDTVLYARDTYLQKDGLIFPDKATIFFAGIEDGDYKEDKIEFWNDVYGFDYTPLKATALSEPLVDTVEVKAAVTEPTAVLTLDLYKCTTDDLAFNVPFKLSVTRDDFVHALVSWFDIDFTACHKPIRFSTGPHTKYTHWKQTVFYFEDVLTVQQGEQIALNLDVRPNSKNRRDLDIKISYELETEDANRASKGALEYRMC, via the exons ATGAGCGGCGATAAGATGGATGTCGAGATTGCTGAGCAAAAGATGAATTCTATGGAGCATAGCGAGCAGCATTACTTCAAGAG CTACGATCACCATG GTATTCACGAGGAGATGTTG AAAGATGAGGTCCGCACACGATCGTACATGAACGCTATTATGCAAAACAAGCACATTTTCAAGGACAAGgtggttcttgatgttggctgtGGTACGGCCATTCTCTCCAT GTTCGCCGCCAAGGCTGGTGCCAAACATGTTATTGGCGTGGATATGTCCAcaatcatcttcaaggccCGTGAGATCGTCAAGGTCAACGGTCTTTCCGACAAGATcacccttcttcaaggcaagatggaggaggtcGAGTTGCCTTTCCCCAAagttgatatcatcatctcagAGTGGATGGGCTACTTCCTTCTTTATGAGTCCATGCTCGACACCGTTCTTTATGCTCGAGACACCTATCTTCAGAAGGATGGCTTGATCTTCCCTGACAAGGCCACTATCTTCTTCGCTGGTATTGAGGATGGCGATTACAAGGAGGACAAGATTGAGT TCTGGAACGATGTTTACGGCTTCGACTACACCCCACTCAAGGCCACCGCCCTGTCCGAGCCCCTCGTTGATACCGTCGAGGTCAAGGCCGCTGTCACCGAACCCACTGCCGTCCTCACGCTCGATCTTTACAAGTGCACCACAGACGATTTGGCTTTCAATGTTCCCTTCAAGCTCTCTGTTACCCGCGATGACTTCGTCCACGCCCTGGTCTCGTGGTTTGATATCGACTTCACCGCCTGCCACAAGCCCATCCGCTTTTCCACCGGCCCACATACCAAGTACACCCACTGGAAGCAGACCGTCTTCTACTTCGAGGATGTACTCACTGTCCAGCAAGGCGAGCAGATTGCTCTCAACCTTGATGTCCGACCCAATTCCAAGAACAGACGTGATCTCGACATCAAGATCTCCTACGAGTTGGAAACTGAAGATGCTAACCGTGCCTCCAAGGGTGCGCTCGAGTACCGCATGTGCTAA
- a CDS encoding hypothetical protein (EggNog:ENOG41~BUSCO:EOG092621YU) produces the protein MSDDKFLAASAKHPIVPNHVYKYGTAGFRMKADLLDGVSFRVGLLSGLRSRKLNGQAIGVMITASHNPAVDNGVKIVDPMGEMLEQEWETYATKLVNSPSDQELLDNYKALASQLKIDLSSPGRVVYGRDTRPSGHSLVAALADAFEATNTEYTDYKILTTPQLHYLTRCVNTEGTPKAYGKVSEQGYYEKMSEAFTRALRGRKPQGQLIVDCANGVGGPKLSEFLKVLPQGTIDIKVVNDDVLRPEVLNLDSGADFVKTKQRAPPSPKPVPGARCCSLDGDADRLIYYWVDPETGFFMLDGDRISSLNASFIGDLVRSAGLADDLRIGVVQTAYANGASTNYIEKHLQLPVVFTPTGVKHLHHAACQFDVGVYFEANGHGTVVFSQEAIRAFRETKPQSPAQKDALDTLAAVSDLINQTVGDAISDMLMVEVILAHKGWTLKDWAMTYNDLPNRLVRVEVGNKDLFQTTDAERRLSHPVGAQDEIDQCVKKYTSARSFARASGTENACRVYAEAATRSEADELANKVAQIVKQFGS, from the exons ATGTCTGACGACAAGTTCCTCGCCGCTTCGGCAAAGCACCCTATAGTGCCTAACCATGTCTACAAATATGGCACTGCGGGGTTCCGTATGAAGgccgatcttcttgatggtgtttcGTTCCGCGTCGGTCTCCTATCTGGTCTTCGAAGCCGTAAGCTCAATGGCCAGGCCATTGGTGTCATGATCACTGCTAGCCACAACCCAGCTGTCGACAATGGTGTCAAGATCGTTGACCCCATGGGCGAGATGCTTGAACAGGAGTGGGAGACATATGCTACCAAGCTCGTTAATTCTCCTTCTGATCAGGAGCTTCTCGATAACTACAAAGCTCTGGCTTCTCAGCTTAAGATTGACCTCTCCTCTCCTGGCCGCGTCGTCTATGGCCGTGACACTCGTCCTTCAGGCCACTCCCTTGTTGCTGCCCTCGCTGATGCTTTCGAGGCTACCAACACAGAGTACACCGACTACAAGATCCTCACCACCCCTCAGCTTCACTATCTGACACGATGCGTCAACACCGAGGGCACCCCTAAGGCCTATGGCAAAGTTAGCGAGCAGGGTTATTACGAGAAAATGTCCGAGGCTTTTACTCGCGCTCTTCGAGGTCGCAAGCCCCAGGGACAGCTTATCGTGGATTGCGCCAACGGTGTTGGGGGTCCCAAGCTCTCTGAGTTTCTCAAGGTCTTGCCTCAAGGTACCATCGACATCAAGGTTGTTAACGATGATGTCCTCCGGCCCGAGGTTCTGAACCTTGAT TCTGGAGCGGACTTCGTCAAGACGAAGCAGCGAGCCCCTCCCAGCCCGAAGCCTGTCCCCGGCGCCCGATGCTGCTCTCTCGATGGTGATGCCGATCGTCTGATTTACTACTGGGTCGATCCCGAGACAGGCTTCTTCATGCTTGATGGCGATCGTATTTCTTCTCTCAATGCCTCTTTTATTGGTGACCTCGTTCGATCTGCCGGTCTTGCTGATGACCTCCGCATTGGCGTTGTTCAGACCGCCTATGCCAACGGTGCCAGCACGAATTATATTGAGAAGCACCTTCAGCTTCCCGTCGTCTTCACTCCTACTGGCGTGAAGCATTTGCACCACGCTGCTTGCCAGTTCGACGTTGGTGTTTACTTCGAGGCTAATGGTCACGGTACTGTCGTCTTCTCTCAGGAGGCCATCCGTGCTTTCCGTGAGACCAAGCCTCAGTCTCCTGCCCAGAAGGATGCTCTCGACACCCTCGCTGCTGTCAgcgatctcatcaaccagACCGTCGGCGATGCTATTTCCGATATGCTCATGGTTGAAGTCATTCTCGCCCACAAGGGCTGGACTCTCAAGGATTGGGCCATGACTTACAATGACCTCCCTAACCGTCTTGTTCGCGTTGAAGTCGGCAACAAGGACCTGTTCCAGACCACAGATGCTGAGCGCCGTCTCAGCCACCCTGTGGGTGCCCAGGATGAGATCGACCAGTGTGTTAAGAAGTACACTAGTGCTCGATCCTTTGCTAGAGCCAGTGGTACTGAGAATGCCTGCCGTGTCTATGCGGAGGCTGCTACTCGCTCCGAGGCCGATGAACTCGCTAACAAGGTCGCTCAAATCGTCAAGCAGTTTGGTTCTTAA
- the MUS81 gene encoding Crossover junction endonuclease mus81, with the protein MDDADSANPQLLAWVKEWLDLARERNSKGVTTYRTAYNSLKACPITFEHPAQLQQLKGFGPKLCERLEQQLKKYCEQNGLPMPPHPRSRKAMPVAGVDNGEGSSKPAKKSRKPKAYVPALRSGAYALVVGLSTLDEDSSAGMTKTELIEVAQPHCDSSFSAPSDPTKFYTAWNSMKTLLQKELVYERGRPLRRYALTDEGWEVAKRIKDTEHWQAENGKAENPTSAQPVNPDCQLISNRGPRSPSIEISEPAKAPSEYQNVVSDGPTISDDNSVPNFTPIRLPPGSFTVHLVLDVREVRAKTDRDYMQEELAKLGAKPIMRSMELGDAQWIAKCHDPNLLASQGAEGAEVILDWIVERKRLDDLIGSIKDGRFHEQKFRLQRSGVRKVIYIIEEISMDPEVASRYAEAVRSAIASTQVVNGYFVKRTAKMDDTVRYLARMTAMLKRTYESKPLNVIPTKILTSQNYLPLLKHLRESISPDWYITYPAFSSLASKSESITLRDVFLKMLMTTKGVTGERALEIQKRWKTPYDFVKAFEACGSGEQGLKRKRELVFSQTSHLVGRKKFTKPLSTKIAEVWGDA; encoded by the coding sequence ATGGATGATGCCGATTCGGCCAACCCGCAGCTGCTGGCTTGGGTCAAAGAATGGCTCGATCTTGCGCGCGAACGCAATTCAAAAGGCGTTACAACGTACAGAACTGCCTATAATTCGTTAAAAGCATGTCCAATCACCTTTGAACACCCTGCGCAGTTGCAGCAACTCAAAGGTTTCGGCCCCAAACTTTGCGAACGCCTTGAGCAgcaattaaagaaatactgcGAACAAAATGGTCTGCCTATGCCCCCACACCCAAGGTCTCGTAAGGCGATGCCAGTTGCTGGAGTCGACAATGGCGAGGGCTCTTCAAAGCCTGCCAAAAAGTCACGGAAACCCAAAGCATATGTTCCTGCTTTACGCTCTGGAGCCTATGCCTTAGTGGTTGGCCTTTCCACGTTAGATGAAGACTCTTCTGCTGGCATGACAAAGACGGAACTCATTGAAGTTGCACAACCGCATTGTGACTCATCTTTCTCGGCTCCTAGCGACCCTACCAAGTTTTACACTGCCTGGAACTCGATGAAAACTTTGCTGCAAAAGGAATTGGTGTACGAAAGAGGACGACCTCTACGGAGATACGCCTTGACTGACGAAGGATGGGAAGTCGCAAAACGCATAAAAGACACAGAGCACTGGCAGGCCGAGAATGGAAAAGCTGAAAACCCGACTTCAGCACAGCCTGTTAATCCAGATTGTCAACTAATTTCCAATCGTGGGCCTAGGTCGCCTTCGATTGAAATTTCCGAACCTGCGAAAGCGCCTTCAGAATACCAAAACGTTGTGTCTGATGGCCCAACAATATCAGACGACAATTCGGTGCCAAACTTTACACCAATCCGACTACCTCCGGGGTCCTTTACGGTACACTTAGTGCTAGACGTTCGCGAGGTCAGAGCGAAGACTGATCGCGATTATATGCAAGAGGAGCTAGCAAAACTGGGCGCAAAACCCATCATGCGAAGTATGGAACTTGGAGATGCCCAGTGGATCGCGAAATGCCATGACCCAAATCTGCTCGCATCACAAGGTGCTGAGGGAGCTGAGGTCATTTTGGACTGGATTGTTGAAAGGAAACGCCTTGATGACCTGATAGGGAGTATCAAGGATGGTAGGTTTCACGAGCAAAAGTTTCGCCTGCAGCGCTCAGGTGTGAGGAAAGTTATTTACATCATCGAGGAGATCTCCATGGACCCGGAAGTAGCATCTAGATATGCCGAAGCCGTCCGGTCAGCCATTGCCTCCACACAAGTCGTCAATGGCTACTTTGTGAAGAGGACGGCCAAAATGGACGACACAGTCAGGTATCTTGCTCGCATGACAGCGATGCTGAAGCGGACATACGAGAGCAAACCACTCAACGTCATTCCTACCAAAATTCTTACTTCTCAAAATTATCTTCCTCTGCTGAAGCACCTGAGAGAATCTATATCTCCAGACTGGTATATCACTTACCCCGCCTTTTCGTCACTTGCATCCAAGTCAGAGTCTATAACTCTGCGAGACGTATTTTTGAAAATGCTTATGACTACAAAGGGTGTCACGGGAGAAAGAGCGCTCGAAATACAGAAGCGTTGGAAAACTCCGTATGATTTTGTCAAGGCTTTTGAGGCTTGCGGAAGTGGTGAACAGGGGCTGAAACGCAAACGCGAGCTGGTCTTTAGCCAGACAAGTCATCTTGTCGGTCGAAAGAAGTTTACCAAGCCTTTGAGCACCAAAATTGCAGAAGTCTGGGGTGACGCATAA